The DNA window CGTGTTCACCAAGGCCCTCAGCTCCCTGTTCAACTGGTTGTTCGGAGGGCACCGCAACGGTACGCACTCGCTGCTGTTCGCCGTGCTCATGGGCGCCCTGGCGCAGGGGCTTGCCCTGTGGTCGGAACTGGCCGTGCAGATCTACATCTTCCTGCTGGTCGGTATCGCGTTCAACGGCCTGGGCTTCGGCATGGACAAGAACCGCACCGCCTCGGGCGTCATCAACGCGCTGGCGACGGCGGGCATCACCCTGGCCCTCTACGCCTCCGGAGTCGACTACACCTGGGTGGGAGCAGCGGTGGCCTTCGGGTGCCTGCTGCACTTCCTCGGCGACGTCGCCACCGACATGGGGGTACCCCTGCTGTGGCCCCTCACCGACTACCGGTTCGGCCAGGACATCGGCTTCACCACGGACGGCACCGTGGAGCGCCACATCGTCACCCCCGTGCTCACCACGGCCATCGTCCTGTACGCGTTCTACCTGTTCCCCTGGCCCGAGCTCCTACCGGAGCCGGGCATGGCCGGTCTAGGGTGACCGTGTGACACCTGCGACAGAGATCATCAACCCGCACCTGCACGCCTACCTCACGGCGCACAGCACCCCGCCCGACGGGCTGCTCGAGGACCTCGCCTCGGAGACCGCACGGCTCTACCCCGACTCGACCGGCCTGCAGATCTCCCCGGAGCAGGGGACCCTCATGACGCTGCTGGCGCAGCTGTCCTCCGCGCGGGACGCGGTCGAGATCGGCACGTTCACCGGTTACTCCTCGGTCTGCATCGCCCGGGGCCTGCTGCCGGGCGGGACGCTGCTGACGTGCGACGTCAGCGAGGAGTGGGTATCCGTCGCCCAGCGTTACTGGGAACGGGCCGGCCTCTCCGACACGGTCACCCCCCGCCTCGGTCCGGCGCTCGACACGCTGGCGGAGCTTCCCGAGGAGCCACGGTTCGACCTGGCGTTCGTCGACGCCGACAAGGAACGCTACGTCGACTACTGGGAGGCTCTCCTCCCCCGTCTGCGGCCGGGCGGCGCGCTGCTCGTGGACAACGCCCTGGCGGTGTCGCAGGGGAGTGTCACCGACGACCCCCTCCCCACCCCCGCGCTCCGGTACATCCGCGACTTCAACGACCACGCGGCGGCCGACGGGCGCGTGGACGTGGTCGTGGTACCCATCGGTGACGGGCTCACCCTGGCGCGTAAACGCCCCTAGTGTGTTGATTGGTTAGTCCGTTTATGGTTGAGGGCTGAATTTTCCTGGGCCGAAGTTGCCACCGCTGGAGCCGACCGAACAGGAACGAGCTGAGCTTCGGCGGTGGGTCAGACGCCGCAAGTCCGCCCAGGACCTGGCTTTGCGGGCCCGGATCGTGCTTGCCTGCGTCGAGGGCGCCTCCAACGCGGAGGTTGGCCGCGCACGATCACCGATGACCAGGTCGAGGCCGGTAGTGACCGCGCCCCTGGAGAGCAAGCCGGCCACGGGTACGCACTGGTCCACCCGCTCCATGGCCGAGCGCACCGGCCTGGCCCAGAACGCGGTGTGGCGGATCTGGAACACCTTCGGTCTGCAACCCCACCGGCAGGAGCCGTTCAAGCTGTCCACCGACCCGTTCTTCATCGACAAGGCGCACGACGTGGTCGGGTTGTAGCTGGATCCGCCCGAGCAGGCGTTGGTGCTGTGCGTGGACGAGAAATCCCGGCTCCAGGCGCTCAACCGGGCCCAGCCGGTGCTGCCGATGATGCCCGGCACCCCCGAGCGGGCCACGCACGACTACATGCGCGCGGGAGTGAGCAGCCTGTTCGCGGCTCTGGACACCGCGACGGGGCAGGTGATCACCTCGCTGCACCGGCGCCATCGCGCAGCCGAGTTCACAAAGTTCCTGGCCAAGATCGACAGGCAGGTGCCGGCTGGGATGGACGTGCACCTGGTCCTGGACAACTACGCCACCCATAAAACGCCCGAGATCAAGCGGTGACTGGTGTGCCACCCGCGTTTCCACCTGCACTTCATCCCGACCGCTACGTCCTGGTTGAACCTGGTCGAGCGGTGGTCCACCGAGATCACCACCAAGCTAATCCGTCGCAGCAGCCACCGAAGCATCCAGGCGCTGGAGAAGGACATCCGCAACTGGGCGGCAGCGTGGAACGAGGATCCCCGACCGTATGTGTGGACCAAAACGGCCGAGGAGATCCTCGACAGTATAGCTGCGTACTGCGAACGCATCCCAAAACCAACTAACCAATCAGGACACTAGTGGATGTCGGGAGCTCGCTCGCCTTCTACCGGAGGGCTCCACGTCTATGCCCGGCGCACGGACACTCCTTCCGCCGCACCCATTTCAAGGTTTTCATCTTCGGGTGTCCGATTCCAAGCCACTAGGATCACCGCAGTGAGCTGGATCATCACGGAACCCCCTTTTGTTCGCCTGGATCCTAGTATGCGACTTTGTCGCTGAGGATTACTGCATTGGGTGCATATGATCAGCTATCCTCCCATCAGATCCGAGAACGGGAGCGCTTATGAGCGGGCAGGTTGACTGGTCGATCGCTTGGGGTGCGATAGGAGCCATAGCCGGAACCCTGGCACTTGTCATAACATTCGTAAGCAAAATTAAAAGCGGAGCCACAGAGAGGGACGCGGAACCGGATTTCGAAACCCTATTTATCATGGAGGCCCTCCAAGAGCGACACAAGGCAGGAACCTCCTGGAGTATGGAGTATGCAAGATCCATCTCCAAGGCGAGCGGCGAGGCCAGTGATCGACATGAGAGGAGAACGATACCCTGGGCTATCTTGCAAGCCGGAGCTACAATCATAATTGTTATATATGGCGGTTATGGACTGTTTGCATTGGTCGCCTTAACCGCAGGGGCTCCTGTTGCGGATGAAGATGTGATATTTACATTCCTTCTGGTGGCGGCTATGGGTCTTATTCTTTATCGGATCACTTCCTGGCGAGTGACCGCCAATGCAACAAAGAGCTCAAACCTCTACTATCGAATGGTTATATTCGAGCGCATCGGGGAAAGTAAACTTGAGTTCGAAAACGTGGAGATGTATGCGAGCATGCTGGGATGGCCCGGTGATGACTAGAGTCAAGCAATCTACTCTTCAGCCAGCCCTCCAGCCCAAGCAGGGCGTGCGCAAAGTTGATCTGGGGCTGCGGTGGTTCGTTGGCCAGTCGGGACACAAGGCGAGGGCACGGCTTTGATGGGAGATCATCAGGTTGCTGAAGCCTTGACGGTCTACCCGAGAGCCGTGCCCTCGTTTCTGTATCTTCCCCCATTCCCGCCGCACTGCACCAGCCCCCCTTATCCTTGAGTCCCTACGAAGCCGCATCGACGGCCTCTGGCAGACCCTGGAAACGGCCACCGACCCCCGCACCCCCGTGGCGTGCGGTATCCGTTGCCATTACTGTTGATCCTGGCGCTGCTGGCCGCGACCGGCGGCGCGAAGACGTTCCTGGAGACCGCCGAGCATGCCGCGGACCTGCCGGCCTGGCTGCTGAGCGAGCTCGGGGCGTGTTCCTGCGCGGTTACCCCGTCGGGCTGGACCTTCTCCCGGATGCTGGGCAGGGTCGATCACGACGAGCCCGACCAGGCCTTCTCCGGTTGGACGGCCCAGGGTGCAGAGTCGGCCGAGACCGTCACCGTCGATGGCAAGACGATGCAGGCGGCACACACTGGCCAGACCGACATGCCGCAAACCCAGGTAGTAGCCGCGATGAACTCCCACGGCGAGGTGCTGGGCCAGTCCGCCGTGGCCGCCGGTGACGAGAACGCCGCGGCCGAGGCCTTCCACGCCACCCTGAAACGTGAAACCCTCCACGGCCGCGGCCTGAAACGCTGGCCTAGATCGGTGGAGGCCACCCGGTGACGGGGATACCGTCGGCGCGGGACCGGACGGCACGCGGTGGGACAGGGCGCGTCGCACGGCTCCACCCGCGCCGGAACGGCCCGCCCGGACCAGTGGACGCGGCTCCGGTTCCCGTTTCCGGCCGCGAACGCCACCGCCACGTACTACCTTCGGGAAACCATGCGACTGCTGCACACCTCGGACTGGCACCTGGGAAGGTCCTTCCACCGCGAGAGCCTGCTCGACGCGCAGGCGGCCTTCCTCGACCACCTGATCACCACTGTCCGGTCGGAACGCGTCGACGTGGTGCTGGTCTCCGGTGACCTCTACGACCGCGCCCTGCCCCCCGTGGAGGCGGTGCGGCTGTTCGACGAGGCGCTGCACCGGATCCACGCCACGGGCGCGCGGGCCGTGCTCATCGGCGGCAACCACGACTCCCTGGGGCGGATCGACTACGCCTCCGGACTCATCGACACCGCGGGTATCCACGTGCGCGGCTCCCCCGACCACCTCGCCGACCCGGTGGTGATCGAGGACGGACACGGCCCGGTCGCCTTCTACCCGGTCCCCTACCTGGAACCCGACCTCCTCCGGCACCGGTGGGAACTCACCGAACGCAGCCACGAGGCGGCCATGGAACACGCCATGCGCCGCATCCGCGCCGACCTGGCACGGCGCCCCGCGCACACCCGCTCGGTGGTGTTGTCGCACGCGTTCGTGACCGGCGGGTCCGCCTCCGACAGTGAACGCGACATCTCGGTGGGGGGCGCGACACACGTCCCCGCGTCGCTGTTCGACGGGGTCGACTACGCGGCCCTGGGGCACCTGCACGGTAGCCAGCTCATGCGGCCGCACGTGCGCTACTCCGGTTCCCCCCTGGCCTACTCCTTCTCGGAGGAGAACCACACCAAGGGGTCCTGGCTCGTCGACCTGGGGCCCGGCGGGGTGACAGCGGCCGAGTTCGTTCCGGCCCCGGTGTGGCGTCCGATCGCGCGCATCAGCGGCCGGATCGGGGACCTCCTCTCCGAACCGGGCTGGGAGCGCTACACCGACCACTGGCTGCAGGTCACGGTGACCGACCCCGTGCGTCCCACCTTCCCCATGGACCGGCTGCGGGAGCGCTTCCCGCACACGCTCCATCTGGACTTCGCCCCCGACGGGGACGGGGAACCCGCCGACCGGTCATGGGCCCAACGCGTCACCAACCGTTCGGAGCGCGAACTGGCACTGGACTTCGTGTCGTGGGCCCGGGGCGCGGACCCCACCGAGGAGGAGCAGCGGCTGCTGCGCACCGCGTTCGACGACATCAACAGGCGGGAGGTCACACGCTGATGCGCCTGCACACCCTGACAGTCCAGGCGTTCGGGCCGTTCGCGGGCACGGAGACGGTGGACTTCGACAGGTTGGCCCAGGGCGGCCTGTTCCTCATCCACGGCCCCACCGGCGCGGGGAAGACCTCCGTTCTGGACGCGGTGTGCTTCGCCCTGTACGGGCGGGTTCCGGGCGTGCGGGACGCGGCGCGGTCGCCGCACAGCAACCACGCGCCGCCCGACCGGCGCCCCGAGGTGCGGCTGGAGGTGACGCTGCGCGGCAGACGGCTGTCCGTCACCCGCTCCCCGGCATGGCAGCGGCCCAAGAAACGCGGGACGGGCACCACGGAGGAGAAGGCCTCGGTGACCGTCTCGGAGTACGCCCACGGCGCGTGGCACGGTCTGACCA is part of the Haloactinospora alba genome and encodes:
- a CDS encoding metal-dependent hydrolase, with the protein product MMGHSHALSGVAGWMAMVPLLQGTQALGVQFDLGPGEIIAGSLVSAGAALVPDLDHKSSTITQTYGVFTKALSSLFNWLFGGHRNGTHSLLFAVLMGALAQGLALWSELAVQIYIFLLVGIAFNGLGFGMDKNRTASGVINALATAGITLALYASGVDYTWVGAAVAFGCLLHFLGDVATDMGVPLLWPLTDYRFGQDIGFTTDGTVERHIVTPVLTTAIVLYAFYLFPWPELLPEPGMAGLG
- a CDS encoding O-methyltransferase, with translation MTPATEIINPHLHAYLTAHSTPPDGLLEDLASETARLYPDSTGLQISPEQGTLMTLLAQLSSARDAVEIGTFTGYSSVCIARGLLPGGTLLTCDVSEEWVSVAQRYWERAGLSDTVTPRLGPALDTLAELPEEPRFDLAFVDADKERYVDYWEALLPRLRPGGALLVDNALAVSQGSVTDDPLPTPALRYIRDFNDHAAADGRVDVVVVPIGDGLTLARKRP
- a CDS encoding transposase family protein, with translation MRYPLPLLLILALLAATGGAKTFLETAEHAADLPAWLLSELGACSCAVTPSGWTFSRMLGRVDHDEPDQAFSGWTAQGAESAETVTVDGKTMQAAHTGQTDMPQTQVVAAMNSHGEVLGQSAVAAGDENAAAEAFHATLKRETLHGRGLKRWPRSVEATR
- a CDS encoding exonuclease SbcCD subunit D, which gives rise to MRLLHTSDWHLGRSFHRESLLDAQAAFLDHLITTVRSERVDVVLVSGDLYDRALPPVEAVRLFDEALHRIHATGARAVLIGGNHDSLGRIDYASGLIDTAGIHVRGSPDHLADPVVIEDGHGPVAFYPVPYLEPDLLRHRWELTERSHEAAMEHAMRRIRADLARRPAHTRSVVLSHAFVTGGSASDSERDISVGGATHVPASLFDGVDYAALGHLHGSQLMRPHVRYSGSPLAYSFSEENHTKGSWLVDLGPGGVTAAEFVPAPVWRPIARISGRIGDLLSEPGWERYTDHWLQVTVTDPVRPTFPMDRLRERFPHTLHLDFAPDGDGEPADRSWAQRVTNRSERELALDFVSWARGADPTEEEQRLLRTAFDDINRREVTR